One Nostoc punctiforme PCC 73102 DNA window includes the following coding sequences:
- a CDS encoding type II CAAX prenyl endopeptidase Rce1 family protein has product MMWCGLNRKIRLVFPIFLLLVFIVVMVSQKLSAREPQLVQQENNYAIHTRQNFNQSSFYPIAEIPSAKLYKPIGNWVGRLILPTKQQLQDGLDWVWMEVQYAPPTAQNLLGKIVRLEWKNNEDLLAKVKAVTRDINFTSEVIKSQEQGNIHPFRLNAVRQVGILRSLAGANPQDDVIVALNSNTIINADREKSILQIEHEPVLATGRFYGLVKIINPIRFNLLSTKYQQDSYYFSVQHYNSNSNKFDGIQETIRIPQQVIDTRNFAPSSSQEIEKSPAGEDGWYIYGAKDANAVFTVSALAPRSLFQIQPRQIITGEELGLNFIKEVNWRNSEREKGKFNTVLLKPVETSISKWQQGDKGILLHLFGGIGGRKAEPIGVPNTITGHFAFGIAEVVRDEFTNELRFETKYHQIYAHNPDGIIAGTHTWADYMGNLQRGWLATRPVSDILIKFDPVTQDYDFDGIKLSPLEEFQQQLQVTMARYRVGDGTGGAMVSPGTSCVQDSSQALYAAIMAIKNQVATTSQIQTWVRTNPNHPQTLRFQQLVELDKSLEQQLAPLGIVRADWQSQAGVLAGTGIGKTTKPFQDGSIWAGLTTWRTIMPRQVHDDLAAIFLKHGATLQVLRTNQVGGWQSSITPLAPTVFLGQMKIPFTNIAPLPIILNRFLTSLVIPTRQDWLILVLLLIIYSIIALPYGWRLGFLQLQLWSANWIDQCLLTLRCLFAPAIIEELIFRVILLPHPSEITNWLRWSLWAIVSLVLFVLYHPLNAKTFFKAGNPTFFNRGFLTLTLWLGIICTVAYTLTGSFWVIVLIHWVVVVVWLIVFGGITKLDKNQKINKAQT; this is encoded by the coding sequence ATGATGTGGTGTGGATTAAATCGAAAAATAAGGCTAGTGTTTCCGATATTTTTACTACTAGTCTTTATAGTAGTAATGGTGTCGCAAAAACTCTCCGCAAGAGAACCCCAGTTAGTACAACAAGAAAATAATTACGCGATACATACTCGACAAAATTTTAATCAATCTAGTTTTTATCCAATTGCAGAAATTCCATCTGCAAAACTTTATAAACCCATTGGTAACTGGGTAGGAAGGTTAATCTTACCAACAAAACAGCAATTACAAGATGGTTTAGATTGGGTATGGATGGAAGTGCAATATGCACCACCCACAGCACAAAATTTGCTAGGAAAGATTGTGCGTCTGGAGTGGAAAAATAATGAAGATTTGCTTGCTAAAGTTAAAGCTGTAACACGAGATATAAATTTCACTTCAGAAGTCATTAAAAGTCAAGAACAAGGGAATATTCATCCTTTTCGACTAAATGCAGTTAGACAGGTAGGTATTTTACGTTCATTGGCTGGTGCAAATCCTCAAGATGATGTAATTGTTGCTTTAAATTCAAATACAATCATCAATGCAGATAGAGAAAAATCTATTTTGCAAATTGAACATGAACCTGTTTTGGCAACTGGTAGATTTTATGGATTAGTAAAAATAATTAACCCGATTAGATTTAATCTTTTATCTACAAAATATCAGCAAGATAGCTATTATTTTTCTGTCCAGCACTATAATTCTAACTCAAATAAATTTGATGGCATTCAAGAAACTATTCGTATTCCCCAACAAGTAATAGATACGAGAAACTTTGCGCCTTCAAGTTCGCAGGAAATCGAAAAATCACCTGCGGGTGAGGATGGTTGGTATATTTATGGTGCTAAAGATGCAAATGCCGTATTTACAGTAAGTGCCCTTGCACCTCGTTCTCTGTTTCAAATTCAACCCCGTCAAATTATTACTGGTGAGGAATTAGGGCTCAATTTTATCAAAGAGGTAAATTGGCGAAATAGCGAGAGAGAAAAAGGTAAATTCAATACTGTCTTGTTAAAACCTGTAGAAACATCTATATCAAAATGGCAACAAGGCGATAAAGGGATTTTACTACACCTATTCGGTGGAATTGGCGGACGTAAAGCTGAACCAATCGGAGTACCTAATACTATTACCGGACATTTTGCTTTTGGAATTGCAGAAGTTGTCCGCGATGAGTTTACTAACGAATTACGCTTTGAGACTAAATACCATCAAATTTATGCCCATAACCCTGATGGAATTATTGCCGGAACGCATACATGGGCTGATTATATGGGTAATTTACAACGTGGCTGGCTAGCAACACGTCCAGTATCAGATATTCTGATTAAATTCGACCCTGTAACGCAAGATTATGATTTTGATGGGATTAAACTTTCGCCTTTAGAGGAATTCCAGCAACAATTACAGGTAACGATGGCACGTTATCGCGTTGGCGATGGTACTGGTGGCGCAATGGTATCACCTGGTACCTCATGCGTCCAAGACTCAAGCCAAGCACTTTATGCTGCGATAATGGCAATTAAAAACCAAGTTGCTACAACTTCTCAAATTCAAACTTGGGTACGCACTAATCCAAATCATCCGCAAACATTACGCTTTCAGCAGCTAGTTGAATTAGATAAATCTTTAGAACAACAATTAGCACCCTTGGGGATAGTTCGTGCTGATTGGCAGAGTCAAGCAGGCGTACTCGCAGGCACGGGAATAGGAAAAACGACGAAACCATTTCAAGATGGTAGTATTTGGGCTGGTTTGACAACGTGGCGAACAATCATGCCAAGACAAGTACATGATGATCTCGCCGCGATATTTCTCAAACATGGTGCAACTTTGCAAGTATTGCGAACCAATCAAGTAGGTGGTTGGCAATCCAGTATTACACCCCTTGCACCAACAGTCTTTTTAGGGCAAATGAAGATTCCTTTTACTAATATTGCACCACTTCCAATTATTTTAAATCGTTTTCTAACGTCGTTAGTAATTCCTACACGGCAAGATTGGTTAATTCTGGTTTTACTGCTGATAATCTATAGTATTATCGCTCTACCTTATGGCTGGAGATTAGGATTTTTACAGCTCCAACTTTGGTCTGCAAATTGGATCGATCAATGCTTATTAACGTTGCGTTGTTTATTTGCACCTGCGATTATCGAAGAACTCATTTTTCGCGTTATCTTGCTTCCTCATCCTAGTGAAATCACCAATTGGTTACGATGGAGCTTATGGGCAATAGTTAGTTTAGTATTATTTGTTTTGTATCATCCATTGAATGCTAAAACATTTTTTAAAGCTGGAAATCCCACATTCTTTAATCGGGGTTTTCTTACTTTAACTTTATGGTTAGGAATTATCTGTACTGTTGCATATACCTTAACAGGATCTTTCTGGGTGATAGTTTTAATCCACTGGGTTGTAGTAGTAGTTTGGTTAATTGTTTTTGGAGGAATAACAAAATTAGATAAGAATCAAAAAATTAATAAAGCTCAAACGTAA
- a CDS encoding SAM hydrolase/SAM-dependent halogenase family protein, translating into MSEKQIDQQRLMTFLSDFGDRDIYIGVMKGVIAQANPRLRVIDLTHQIPPQDIAAARFCLMNAYPYFPVGTVHLAVVDPGVGSKRRAIAVEFAQGFLVGPDNGIFSGVLSQSPAMSTTGYAYAAVELTNLNYWRTPQPSNTFHGRDIFAPVAANLASGVPLKQLGQEIDPASLVKLDIGECKQTSNGVVGCIQYIDHFGNLVSNIPASYVQGKTWYVQAAGLNIPGCETYSDVKVGEILALVGSHGWVEIAINSGNAHSRLHLDWQAPLQVVLT; encoded by the coding sequence ATGTCTGAGAAGCAGATAGATCAACAACGACTTATGACTTTTCTAAGCGATTTTGGCGATCGCGATATCTATATAGGCGTAATGAAGGGAGTCATAGCCCAAGCCAATCCCAGGCTGAGGGTGATAGACTTAACGCACCAAATTCCACCGCAAGACATCGCCGCAGCCAGATTTTGCCTGATGAATGCTTATCCATATTTCCCAGTTGGGACAGTGCATCTGGCAGTAGTAGATCCAGGGGTGGGAAGTAAGCGACGAGCGATCGCAGTAGAATTTGCTCAAGGGTTTCTAGTCGGCCCAGATAATGGTATCTTTAGCGGCGTACTTAGTCAAAGTCCGGCGATGTCTACGACGGGCTACGCCTACGCAGCCGTTGAACTTACAAATCTTAACTATTGGCGAACTCCTCAACCAAGCAACACTTTTCACGGTAGAGATATTTTTGCACCAGTGGCAGCTAATCTTGCTAGTGGTGTCCCCTTGAAACAGCTAGGACAAGAAATTGATCCAGCAAGTTTAGTCAAACTGGATATAGGCGAGTGTAAGCAGACAAGCAATGGTGTAGTGGGTTGCATTCAATATATTGACCACTTTGGCAACCTAGTGAGCAACATTCCAGCGAGTTATGTACAAGGCAAAACTTGGTATGTGCAAGCTGCTGGGTTGAATATACCCGGCTGTGAAACTTACAGTGATGTCAAGGTGGGAGAGATACTAGCTTTAGTTGGCAGTCACGGCTGGGTAGAAATTGCCATTAATAGCGGCAATGCTCACTCCCGGTTGCATTTAGATTGGCAAGCACCGCTTCAAGTTGTGCTAACGTGA
- a CDS encoding ATP-binding protein yields the protein MNATTNRNWDEANYRYLSAALALVRGILENHTAKEQNQSVEKNQENLQQALQEAAAAMPAPSALERVCKIFSLSSFERDLLLLCAGMELNGDFAKLCAITHGDLQRAYPTLSLALSALPNVHWDAIAPNAPLRHWRLIQIGDGHALTLSPVRIDERILHYLTGIQYLDERLAGIIEPLPEVSDLVPSHQDLAERVAAVWSQADKINSLPIVQLSSSETTSKRAIAAAICQLQGLSLWVMPAQLIPLVPSELDNLIRLWTRETILSKCALLIDCNELDNNDMARLNAIARFIERTKGFLIVTSRERIGLGQRLVVNFDVHQPTSKEQGTVWQDALGSMASQMNGQVKTLVDQFNLSAATIRAACAEAAGQLAQKPDNDITSILWDACRVQARPRLDELAQRIEPSGDWEDLVLPEAQKQVLREIAAHVRQRSIVYNNWGFGGKSARGLGISALFAGASGTGKTLGAEVLAHKLRLDLYRIDLSSVVSKYIGETEKNLRRVFDAAEQGGVILLFDEADALFGKRSEVKDARDRYANIEVSYLLQRMESYPGLAVLTTNLKSAIDTAFLRRIRFVVQFPFPDTTQRAEIWRRVFPADTPTADLDALQLARLNVAGGNIRNIALNAAFLAADAGEAVQMKHVLRAAQTEYSKLEKPLTDAEVGGWM from the coding sequence ATGAATGCTACAACAAATCGCAATTGGGATGAGGCAAACTACCGCTATCTATCAGCAGCCCTTGCCTTAGTGCGTGGGATTTTAGAAAATCACACAGCAAAAGAGCAGAATCAATCTGTAGAGAAAAATCAAGAGAATTTACAGCAAGCTTTACAGGAAGCGGCTGCTGCAATGCCTGCGCCATCAGCATTGGAGAGAGTATGCAAAATATTTAGTCTCTCATCCTTTGAACGTGATTTGTTGTTGTTGTGTGCAGGTATGGAGTTGAATGGAGATTTTGCTAAATTGTGTGCCATAACACACGGAGATTTACAACGAGCTTACCCAACTCTAAGTTTAGCTCTGTCCGCTTTACCTAATGTCCACTGGGATGCGATCGCTCCAAATGCTCCCTTACGTCATTGGCGGTTAATTCAAATTGGTGATGGTCATGCCTTGACTCTCAGTCCCGTCAGAATTGACGAACGAATTTTACATTATCTCACGGGCATTCAATATCTTGACGAACGATTAGCTGGCATCATTGAACCATTACCAGAGGTTAGCGATCTAGTCCCGTCACACCAAGATTTAGCAGAGCGAGTAGCAGCAGTTTGGTCGCAAGCTGACAAAATTAATAGCTTACCAATCGTGCAGCTATCTAGTAGCGAAACTACTAGCAAACGCGCCATTGCCGCGGCCATTTGTCAACTCCAGGGTTTAAGTTTGTGGGTAATGCCTGCACAACTGATTCCCTTAGTACCTAGTGAGTTAGATAATCTCATTCGCCTATGGACTCGCGAGACGATTTTAAGTAAGTGTGCGTTACTCATAGACTGCAACGAACTAGATAATAATGATATGGCGCGGCTAAATGCGATCGCACGTTTCATCGAACGCACCAAGGGCTTTTTAATAGTTACAAGCCGAGAACGGATTGGACTAGGACAACGCCTGGTAGTTAATTTTGACGTACATCAACCAACTAGCAAAGAACAAGGTACAGTTTGGCAAGATGCCCTAGGTTCAATGGCATCACAAATGAACGGGCAAGTTAAAACCCTGGTGGATCAGTTTAACCTAAGTGCCGCAACCATCCGGGCTGCTTGTGCAGAAGCCGCAGGACAGTTAGCACAAAAACCAGACAACGATATCACTAGCATTTTATGGGATGCCTGCCGTGTCCAAGCACGTCCGCGCTTGGATGAACTCGCCCAAAGGATTGAGCCATCTGGTGATTGGGAAGACTTGGTATTGCCAGAGGCACAGAAACAAGTTCTCCGGGAAATTGCGGCTCATGTGCGTCAACGCAGTATTGTATATAACAATTGGGGTTTTGGTGGCAAGAGTGCAAGAGGATTGGGAATTAGTGCCTTATTCGCAGGTGCTAGCGGCACTGGTAAAACCTTGGGAGCAGAAGTACTCGCCCATAAATTGCGCCTCGACCTTTATCGGATCGATCTATCATCGGTAGTTAGCAAATATATTGGCGAAACAGAGAAGAATTTGCGCCGGGTATTTGATGCTGCTGAACAAGGCGGGGTGATTTTGTTATTTGATGAAGCTGATGCTTTATTTGGCAAACGTAGTGAAGTTAAAGATGCGCGCGATCGCTATGCCAATATTGAAGTTAGCTATCTGTTGCAACGCATGGAAAGCTACCCAGGTTTAGCAGTCCTAACTACGAACTTAAAAAGTGCAATTGATACAGCTTTTCTGCGCCGAATTCGCTTCGTGGTGCAATTCCCCTTCCCCGATACAACACAACGAGCCGAGATTTGGCGGCGCGTCTTTCCCGCCGACACCCCAACCGCAGACTTAGATGCCCTGCAACTAGCACGGCTAAATGTCGCTGGGGGTAACATCCGTAACATAGCCTTAAATGCAGCTTTCCTCGCCGCCGATGCCGGGGAAGCAGTGCAGATGAAACACGTATTGCGGGCTGCTCAGACGGAATATAGCAAGTTAGAGAAACCTTTAACTGATGCGGAAGTTGGGGGGTGGATGTGA
- a CDS encoding DUF4255 domain-containing protein, whose translation MSNVLSIAAVTAVLKVLLENGLVSDPIAASVGDVIVTALPPDRISVEADERAQINLFLYQVTQNRNVDWVSQEFRSRHSRINGNASSQSPPLALDLHYLLTAYGAKDFQAELLLGYTMHLLHKTPAITSDIIENTLINASTTNTSSAFSQAVASVSVPDLAEQIGQIKLTPEFFNMEETSKLWSALQTHYRPSATYLASMVLIESSKPENSEVYIMPLSQPIIEQVMAPTKTDQTIVTGTTLVIRGKRLRGEITRIRLSHRETLLVPHDVKETQISLLIPSDLYASVQGIQVVHLTMGNAGQTDYVFESNVAAFVIHPTITAFVAQVENSGDNLRTAEITVKFQPKVGKAQRVVLRLNEVSVNSPVAYSFLVAPRTEDTDAITIPVKHVKPGTYIVRVQVDGAESPLHKKNQSGAYDSPQVTIL comes from the coding sequence ATGAGTAATGTACTCTCTATAGCCGCCGTGACAGCAGTACTAAAAGTCTTGCTGGAAAATGGCTTAGTCAGCGATCCGATCGCTGCTAGTGTTGGTGATGTGATTGTAACTGCCCTACCGCCCGATCGAATTTCAGTTGAAGCTGACGAGCGGGCTCAAATCAACCTCTTTCTTTATCAAGTAACACAGAACCGCAATGTCGATTGGGTATCTCAGGAATTTCGCAGTAGGCATTCACGTATAAATGGAAACGCATCCTCTCAGAGCCCCCCACTAGCTCTTGACCTCCATTACTTACTAACAGCGTATGGAGCCAAAGATTTTCAGGCGGAGCTTTTATTGGGCTATACAATGCATTTATTACACAAAACACCAGCCATCACATCGGATATTATTGAGAATACTCTGATAAATGCCTCTACAACCAATACCTCAAGTGCTTTTTCGCAAGCTGTAGCAAGTGTATCTGTACCTGATTTAGCTGAACAAATTGGTCAGATTAAACTGACTCCAGAGTTTTTTAACATGGAAGAAACTTCTAAATTATGGTCTGCGTTACAAACACACTATCGACCTTCAGCTACCTATCTGGCATCAATGGTATTGATTGAGAGTAGCAAACCTGAAAATTCTGAAGTCTACATCATGCCCTTGTCTCAACCGATTATAGAGCAAGTTATGGCACCGACAAAGACCGATCAAACGATTGTTACGGGCACAACATTAGTAATTCGTGGTAAACGTTTACGCGGTGAGATTACCCGAATCCGTTTGAGTCATAGGGAGACTTTACTAGTACCTCATGATGTTAAAGAAACACAAATTAGCCTGTTAATCCCATCAGATTTATACGCAAGTGTGCAAGGTATCCAAGTTGTACATCTAACAATGGGCAATGCAGGACAAACAGATTATGTATTTGAATCAAACGTTGCAGCTTTTGTCATCCATCCAACAATTACAGCATTTGTCGCTCAAGTGGAAAATAGCGGTGACAATTTACGCACAGCAGAAATTACCGTTAAATTCCAGCCCAAAGTTGGTAAGGCACAGCGAGTAGTTTTGCGACTCAATGAAGTATCAGTTAATAGCCCGGTAGCTTACTCTTTCTTGGTTGCACCACGCACTGAAGACACCGATGCAATTACTATTCCTGTCAAACATGTAAAACCAGGGACTTATATTGTTCGGGTGCAAGTAGATGGGGCAGAAAGCCCACTGCACAAGAAGAATCAGTCTGGAGCTTATGATTCGCCACAGGTGACAATCTTATGA
- a CDS encoding protein kinase domain-containing protein, which produces MKSPPPSNSWIGRLVGDNERYRLDKRLGGGGMGDVFLATDTRVGQQVALKLLKDTLVASQEMRKRFEREVAVCAALQSDHIVKISDCGFTSEGFPFYVMEYLRGQTLRQLLLREKRLSVERAVKIMAQVCKGLQLAHQGVTLQREGGKSTEHIQVVHRDLKPDNIFLVPTDLGEWVKVLDFGVAKIRSESSENANITNITSTFIGTFRYAPPEQIQSDKNLDARGDIYSLGIILYEMLSAADPFGISIKGSHVSEASWVLAHAYEPPKPLRSQPGCEHYSTELEAVVMKCLHKNPANRFATVEELNQALQAAAKSVTNTINLPGKAIGQSQPSYNQGSNHETIPRQSNDDTVYRPPSAYNQGSNHETVSRQSNDDTVLRPPSAYNQGSNHETVPRQSNDDTVLRPPSAHNQGSNHETIPRQFNPIEQNQSEEPLPPLQPKYNQGSNNETVPRQFNPVEQSPQSPVNNPNPSKPDVTLYQPRPAANQGGQQVPPDKTLYQPRPGANQGGQQAPPDKTLYQPRPGANQGRQQVPPDKTLFQPRPAANQGGQPVPPDKTLFQPRPASNQGRPQVPPDVTLYQPRPASNQGRPQVPLDDTIYQPKLSGQLTPKITPNFLRILGVVLAIGLTLALVSYIYTQSRKEPNNQQSLPNSDRIQN; this is translated from the coding sequence ATGAAATCCCCACCTCCTTCAAATTCTTGGATTGGTCGCTTGGTAGGTGATAACGAGCGATATCGTTTAGACAAACGGTTAGGCGGGGGTGGCATGGGAGATGTCTTCCTGGCAACGGACACCCGTGTGGGTCAACAGGTAGCGTTGAAGTTGCTCAAAGATACGCTGGTGGCATCACAAGAAATGAGAAAGCGTTTTGAGCGTGAGGTAGCAGTTTGTGCTGCTTTGCAAAGTGACCACATAGTTAAAATTAGTGATTGTGGATTCACTTCGGAAGGGTTTCCATTTTATGTAATGGAATATTTACGCGGGCAAACGCTCAGACAATTACTGCTGCGCGAGAAGCGGCTATCTGTTGAGCGGGCGGTAAAAATTATGGCGCAAGTTTGCAAAGGTTTACAGCTTGCCCATCAAGGAGTTACTCTCCAACGGGAAGGCGGAAAAAGCACTGAGCATATTCAGGTAGTTCATCGTGACCTGAAACCAGATAATATATTTTTAGTACCTACAGATTTGGGTGAGTGGGTAAAGGTTTTGGATTTTGGTGTTGCCAAAATTCGGAGTGAATCTTCAGAAAATGCCAATATTACCAATATCACCAGTACTTTTATTGGGACATTTCGTTATGCACCCCCTGAGCAAATCCAAAGCGATAAAAACCTGGATGCAAGGGGTGATATTTACAGTTTAGGAATTATCCTTTATGAAATGCTGAGTGCTGCCGATCCCTTTGGAATCAGCATTAAGGGTAGTCATGTCAGCGAGGCTTCTTGGGTATTAGCTCATGCTTATGAACCACCGAAGCCACTGCGATCGCAGCCAGGTTGTGAGCATTATTCCACAGAATTGGAAGCAGTGGTGATGAAATGCCTCCACAAGAACCCAGCGAACCGATTTGCAACGGTAGAAGAATTGAATCAAGCTTTGCAAGCTGCTGCCAAATCTGTCACAAACACTATTAATTTACCCGGAAAAGCTATCGGGCAATCACAACCTTCCTATAATCAAGGTTCAAACCACGAAACTATTCCCAGACAGTCAAACGACGACACCGTTTACCGTCCTCCATCTGCATATAATCAAGGTTCAAACCACGAAACTGTTTCCAGACAATCAAACGACGACACTGTTCTCCGTCCCCCATCTGCATACAATCAAGGTTCAAATCACGAAACTGTTCCCAGACAATCGAACGACGACACCGTTCTCCGTCCCCCATCTGCACATAATCAAGGTTCAAATCACGAAACTATTCCCAGACAATTTAACCCGATTGAGCAAAACCAATCTGAGGAACCACTCCCTCCCCTTCAGCCTAAATACAACCAAGGTTCAAATAACGAAACAGTTCCGAGGCAGTTTAATCCAGTTGAGCAAAGTCCACAGAGTCCTGTGAATAATCCCAACCCCAGCAAACCGGACGTGACCTTGTATCAACCGCGACCTGCGGCTAATCAAGGCGGACAACAAGTGCCACCAGATAAGACCTTGTATCAACCGAGACCTGGAGCTAATCAAGGCGGACAACAAGCGCCACCAGATAAGACATTATATCAACCGCGACCTGGGGCTAATCAAGGCAGACAACAAGTGCCACCAGATAAAACATTGTTTCAACCGCGACCTGCGGCTAATCAAGGCGGACAACCAGTGCCACCAGATAAGACATTGTTTCAACCGCGACCTGCATCCAATCAAGGCAGACCACAAGTGCCGCCAGATGTGACATTGTATCAACCAAGACCTGCATCCAATCAAGGCAGACCACAAGTGCCACTAGATGACACTATTTACCAACCAAAGCTAAGTGGGCAGCTAACTCCGAAAATTACTCCCAATTTTTTGCGAATCTTGGGAGTAGTCTTGGCAATTGGGCTGACTTTAGCATTGGTGTCCTATATTTATACTCAATCTCGTAAAGAACCAAACAACCAGCAAAGTTTACCTAATAGCGATCGCATTCAGAACTAA
- a CDS encoding peptide ligase PGM1-related protein, which translates to MAILNISELEQVEKFRQLQLTLRDRWKTIESFDNSEADILIIPSLSIDQRELQKIEGCEHYEERLLFSLIRLQNPRTRLIYVTSVPLHPSIIDYYLQLLPGIPFSHARNRLLLLSTYDSSLKPLSQKILERPRLLERIHQSLRLDKSFMICYNSSHWEGELSLKLGVPLYAAAPDLQIWGTKSGSRQIFKGSGVPHPDGSEKIWNHTDLAEATSDLWERQPTLKRVVVKLNEGISGEGNALLDLRPIENLAPGIGTHAQRVAAISDRFSTMRFQAKLETWDNFSGRIPELGAIAEAFVEGEIKRSPSVQGRITPTGEVEILSTHDQILGGPDGQIYLGCRFPADESYRLQLQQLGLQVGRTLAEKGTLERFGVDFIAVDKGNGEWDIQAIEINLRKGGTTHPFMTLKLLTNGRYDLSTGLFYSQQGRPKYYIATDNLQKERYQGLLPNDLMDIIAHHRLHFDSGTETGTVFHLMGCLSQFGKLGLTSIGDSPQQAQDIYNKVVKVLDEETRSENRDFSAFSDYSFPVAWDEYR; encoded by the coding sequence ATGGCAATACTAAATATTTCCGAGTTAGAGCAGGTTGAAAAGTTTCGCCAATTACAATTAACCCTGCGCGATCGCTGGAAAACGATCGAGTCATTTGACAATAGTGAAGCGGATATTTTAATTATTCCCTCCCTAAGTATTGACCAGCGCGAACTCCAAAAGATTGAAGGGTGCGAACATTATGAAGAAAGATTACTATTTTCTTTAATTCGGTTGCAGAATCCCCGGACTCGCCTGATTTATGTAACATCAGTACCACTGCATCCTAGTATCATTGATTATTATCTGCAACTTTTGCCAGGAATCCCCTTTTCTCATGCTCGCAATCGCTTGCTGCTACTTTCTACTTACGATTCTTCCCTTAAACCTCTCAGCCAAAAGATTTTAGAACGTCCCCGTCTATTAGAGCGGATTCATCAATCTTTGAGACTAGACAAATCATTTATGATCTGCTACAACTCTTCGCACTGGGAAGGCGAATTGTCTTTAAAATTAGGTGTACCACTCTATGCTGCTGCACCAGATTTACAGATTTGGGGGACAAAAAGTGGCAGTCGGCAAATCTTCAAGGGAAGTGGAGTACCGCATCCAGATGGCAGCGAAAAAATTTGGAACCACACAGATTTGGCAGAAGCTACCAGTGACTTGTGGGAAAGACAACCGACATTAAAACGGGTAGTGGTAAAACTCAATGAAGGCATTTCGGGAGAGGGAAATGCCTTGCTCGATCTAAGACCAATTGAGAATTTAGCGCCAGGTATTGGTACTCATGCTCAAAGGGTAGCAGCAATTAGCGATCGCTTCTCAACAATGCGCTTTCAAGCAAAACTTGAGACTTGGGATAATTTTTCGGGAAGAATCCCAGAATTAGGGGCAATTGCCGAAGCATTTGTGGAAGGGGAAATAAAGCGCTCGCCCAGTGTCCAAGGACGGATCACACCCACTGGCGAAGTGGAAATACTTTCAACCCACGACCAAATTCTCGGAGGACCAGACGGTCAGATTTATCTTGGTTGTCGCTTTCCGGCTGATGAAAGCTATCGATTGCAATTACAACAATTAGGACTACAAGTTGGTAGAACGCTAGCAGAGAAAGGTACTTTAGAGCGATTTGGTGTAGATTTTATCGCCGTTGACAAGGGTAATGGTGAGTGGGATATTCAGGCGATCGAAATTAATCTGCGTAAAGGCGGTACAACTCATCCATTCATGACCTTGAAATTATTAACCAACGGTCGCTACGATCTTTCTACGGGTTTATTTTATAGTCAGCAAGGTCGTCCAAAATACTACATTGCTACTGATAATTTGCAAAAAGAGCGCTATCAAGGATTATTACCTAATGATTTGATGGATATCATCGCTCATCACAGACTGCATTTCGACAGCGGTACAGAAACAGGCACAGTGTTTCATCTCATGGGTTGTCTTTCGCAGTTTGGTAAGTTGGGATTAACCAGCATCGGTGATTCTCCGCAACAAGCACAAGATATTTATAACAAAGTTGTCAAGGTTTTGGATGAAGAAACCCGCAGCGAAAATCGTGATTTTTCGGCGTTTTCAGATTATTCTTTTCCCGTAGCTTGGGATGAATATAGGTAA